From Rutidosis leptorrhynchoides isolate AG116_Rl617_1_P2 chromosome 3, CSIRO_AGI_Rlap_v1, whole genome shotgun sequence, a single genomic window includes:
- the LOC139899739 gene encoding uncharacterized protein: MWNSLATTIRDVEKETLGVAVGTSRGHKSSRESWWISDEVQTKVALKQLRFRELIRCRDGTRDDRTREEERYKEANREAKKAIARVKDKAYEDLYRKLDSKEGANDIYRIAKARERRRRDIV; this comes from the coding sequence ATGTGGAATAGTTTGGCAACAACTATTAGAGATGTTGAAAAGGAAACATTAGGTGTGGCAGTAGGGACATCGAGAGGACATAAGTCTAGTAGAGAATCATGGTGGATTAGTGATGAGGTTCAAACCAAAGTTGCGCTTAAGCAActgaggtttagggagctcattagATGCCGGGACGGGACACGTGATGATAGAACTAGGGAAGAGGAGAGGTATAAAGAAGCCAATAGAGAAGCTAAGAAGGCCATTGCCCGTGTAAAAGATAAAGCGTATGAAGATTTGTATAGAAAACTAGACTCTAAAGAAGGAGCAAATGATATTTACAGGATTGCAAAAGCGAGGGAGCGTAGGAGGAGGGATAtagtgtaa
- the LOC139899738 gene encoding uncharacterized protein, producing MAVRLVIQEETYMVICAYAPHAGLGDEEKSRFWESLDEVVRSFPADHRLHFGGDLNGHIGTFSDGYTGVHGGFGYRVRNEEGRSILEFAVGHDLVVANSFFRKTEAQLATFHSGGHSTQIDYLLLRKGDLRACRDCRALTTWTYSTQHRLLVMDLVVQRRVTRRVRPVQPRILWKKLNEVNAETFKASVLERVEAGMDTVTQVDAD from the coding sequence ATGGCGGTTAGGTTAGTTATCCAGGAGGAGACTTACATGGTCATTTGCGCTTACGCACCTCATGCTGGTTTAGGAGATGAAGAAAAAAGCCGCTTTTGGGAATCGTTAGACGAAGTTGTGAGGAGTTTCCCCGCTGACCATCGTTTGCATTTTGGGGGAGACCTTAATGGACATATAGGAACATTTTCGGACGGATATACGGGTGTCCATGGGGGCTTTGGGTACAGAGTTCGAAATGAAGAAGGACGCTCTATTCTCGAATTCGCTGTTGGCCACGATTTGGTTGTTGCAAACTCTTTCTTTAGGAAGACGGAAGCGCAACTTGCAACTTTCCACAGTGGGGGACATAGTACCCAGATTGACTATTTGCTGCTTCGCAAAGGGGACCTTAGGGCTTGCAGAGACTGTAGAGCCCTGACTACCTGGACCTATTCCACCCAACACCGATTATTAGTCATGGACTTGGTTGTGCAGAGGCGGGTTACTAGGAGAGTGAGACCCGTTCAACCTAGGATCCTTTGGAAGAAGCTGAATGAAGTGAATGCCGAAACTTTTAAAGCATCAGTTTTGGAAAGAGTAGAGGCAGGAATGGATACGGTTACTCAAGTGGACGCAGATTAG